From a region of the Bradyrhizobium sp. KBS0727 genome:
- the recJ gene encoding single-stranded-DNA-specific exonuclease RecJ: MTPPVTAIPVELPPAFLGVSHSATGKLWRDRLDARGGARALAISQRYQLPEMLARVLAGRDVGIDEVEDFLDPTIRKLMPDPYTVTQMEAAAKRIADAAMRGEKVAIFGDYDVDGATSAALLAWHLRHCGLDPLIHIPDRIFEGYGPNVEAVRGLAAKGATLLVTVDCGTTSIEPLAEARKLGMSVVVIDHHQTADELPEVDALVNPNRSDDLSGLGYLAAVGLVLITLVAVNRELRARGFWTSERPEPDLLGMLHHVALGTVADVAPLTGLNRAFVAKGLIALRRRDHVGHTALMDVSRLNGPPEAWHLGFMLGPRINAGGRIGRADLGVRLLLEGDISEAARIAAELDRLNGERRLIEQAAEAQAEAEALASLGLEDKGAVIVTAAEGWHPGVVGLVASRLKEKFARPAFAIALEPGGIGTGSGRSISGVDLGKAVRQAVKDKLLMKGGGHAMAAGVTLRKEKLAEFRAFMESTLAADVASSRHENELFIDGAVSARGVTTEFAATLNRAGPFGAGNPEPVIALPSHQLVYADEVGQAHLRLRFKSGDGAIVNGIAFRSIGQKLGNALLQNRGQPLHVAGSLAVDRWQGSERVQMRVIDVAVPDPGPALIR; encoded by the coding sequence ATGACCCCTCCCGTGACCGCCATTCCCGTTGAACTGCCGCCGGCGTTTCTCGGCGTGTCGCATTCCGCGACGGGAAAATTGTGGCGCGACCGGCTCGATGCCAGGGGCGGGGCCCGGGCGCTGGCGATTTCGCAGCGCTACCAGCTGCCGGAGATGCTGGCGCGCGTGCTGGCGGGCCGCGATGTCGGGATCGACGAGGTCGAGGATTTTCTCGATCCGACCATCCGCAAGCTGATGCCCGATCCCTACACCGTGACGCAGATGGAGGCCGCCGCCAAACGTATCGCGGACGCGGCGATGCGCGGTGAAAAGGTCGCAATCTTCGGCGACTACGACGTCGACGGCGCGACCTCGGCGGCGCTGCTTGCCTGGCACCTCAGGCATTGCGGGCTCGATCCGTTGATCCACATCCCCGATCGCATTTTCGAGGGCTACGGGCCCAATGTGGAGGCGGTGCGCGGGTTAGCGGCTAAGGGCGCCACGCTGCTCGTGACCGTCGATTGCGGCACCACCAGCATCGAACCGCTGGCGGAAGCGCGCAAGCTCGGCATGTCCGTCGTCGTCATCGATCATCACCAGACCGCCGATGAATTGCCCGAGGTCGATGCGCTGGTGAACCCCAACCGGTCGGACGATCTCTCCGGTCTCGGCTATCTCGCCGCGGTCGGCCTGGTGCTGATCACGCTGGTGGCTGTCAATCGCGAGTTGCGCGCCCGTGGCTTCTGGACATCGGAACGGCCGGAGCCGGATCTGCTGGGCATGCTGCACCACGTGGCGCTGGGCACGGTTGCCGACGTCGCACCCTTGACCGGGCTCAACCGCGCCTTTGTCGCCAAGGGCCTGATCGCGTTGCGCCGTCGCGACCATGTCGGGCACACCGCGCTGATGGACGTGTCGCGGCTGAATGGTCCGCCCGAGGCCTGGCATCTCGGCTTCATGCTCGGACCGCGCATCAATGCCGGCGGCCGCATCGGGCGCGCCGATCTCGGGGTGCGGCTGCTGCTGGAAGGCGATATCTCCGAAGCCGCGCGGATCGCCGCCGAACTCGATCGCCTCAACGGCGAACGCCGCCTGATCGAGCAGGCCGCCGAAGCACAGGCCGAGGCCGAGGCGCTGGCGTCGCTCGGGCTCGAAGACAAGGGCGCTGTCATCGTCACGGCGGCCGAAGGCTGGCATCCCGGCGTGGTCGGGCTGGTGGCCTCGCGGCTGAAGGAAAAATTCGCGCGGCCGGCCTTTGCCATTGCGCTGGAGCCGGGCGGCATCGGCACCGGTTCGGGCCGCTCGATTTCCGGCGTCGATCTCGGCAAAGCCGTTCGGCAGGCGGTGAAGGACAAATTGCTGATGAAGGGCGGCGGCCACGCCATGGCCGCGGGCGTGACGCTGCGTAAGGAGAAGCTCGCGGAGTTTCGCGCCTTCATGGAAAGCACGTTGGCCGCCGATGTTGCCAGTTCCCGTCACGAGAACGAGCTGTTCATCGACGGCGCGGTCAGCGCGCGCGGCGTGACGACGGAGTTCGCGGCAACGCTCAATCGCGCCGGACCGTTCGGAGCTGGTAATCCGGAGCCGGTGATCGCGCTGCCGTCGCATCAATTGGTCTATGCGGATGAAGTCGGCCAGGCGCATCTGCGCCTGCGGTTCAAGTCCGGCGACGGCGCCATCGTCAACGGCATCGCGTTTCGCTCGATCGGGCAGAAATTGGGAAACGCGCTGCTGCAAAATCGTGGCCAGCCGCTGCATGTTGCGGGATCGCTCGCGGTCGATCGCTGGCAGGGATCGGAGCGGGTGCAAATGCGCGTGATCGACGTCGCGGTGCCGGATCCGGGACCGGCGCTGATCAGGTAG
- a CDS encoding IS1182 family transposase — MYDSGMTNRPFKTGESRYQASLLPPRMEDYVGPNNPVRAIESYVCALDLAKLGFRHADRGLEQGQPPYDPADLLKLYLYGYINQVRSSRRLEREACRNLELIWLLRNLRPGYRTIANFRKENWAALKAVNRGFVLLVRELGLVGGAVVAIDGSFFHGDASKASIFTRKRLADQIARLDLEIEAYGRSIEDNDAAEANAPGKDRADGPGAGGGGDGSDIGAKVSALMAKRLRAEADLARLEASGETQMSLTDPDARLLVKNGQGVAGYNVQSVVDDKHNLIVASEVVNDSSDVGQLHAMAKTAKEALDAEALQVLADEGYYSSLELKACEDDGITAYVPVPEINGRLEKKGRFSLKDFAYDASADAYRCPAGELLRRMEGRWENTSGRTEIRYASSTKACKACPLRTRCLSLKATRRTIGRWEHEDVLERHRARMQGAGDLMRRRSAIVEHPFGTLKCRAGYRHFLVRGFNKVRGEWSLMALCYNFTRVLNILGIERFIAAVAAALLWHLHALAGALKRFLFAPKTLWIKFEQQVVAAQGRLVLLG; from the coding sequence ATGTACGATTCGGGTATGACGAATCGCCCATTCAAGACCGGCGAGAGCCGGTACCAAGCCAGCCTGCTTCCACCTCGGATGGAAGACTATGTTGGTCCCAACAATCCGGTGCGCGCGATCGAGAGCTATGTTTGCGCGCTGGACCTTGCCAAGCTTGGTTTCCGCCATGCGGATCGCGGCTTGGAGCAGGGACAGCCGCCCTACGATCCAGCTGATCTGTTGAAGCTCTACCTTTACGGATACATCAACCAGGTCAGGTCGTCGCGGCGGCTGGAGCGGGAAGCCTGTCGCAATCTGGAACTGATCTGGCTGCTCAGGAATCTGCGACCTGGCTATCGAACGATCGCCAACTTCCGCAAGGAGAACTGGGCGGCGTTGAAGGCGGTGAACCGCGGCTTCGTGCTGCTGGTTCGCGAGCTTGGCCTTGTCGGCGGGGCGGTAGTTGCGATCGACGGCTCGTTTTTTCATGGCGATGCCAGCAAGGCGAGCATCTTTACGCGCAAGAGGCTTGCCGATCAGATCGCCAGGCTGGACCTGGAGATCGAAGCTTATGGCAGATCAATCGAAGACAACGATGCGGCGGAAGCCAACGCGCCAGGGAAGGATCGCGCCGACGGTCCGGGTGCTGGCGGCGGAGGAGACGGCAGCGATATCGGTGCCAAAGTATCGGCGCTGATGGCAAAGCGCTTGCGCGCCGAAGCCGATCTGGCTCGGTTGGAAGCGAGCGGCGAGACGCAGATGTCGCTGACCGATCCGGACGCCCGGCTTCTAGTCAAGAACGGTCAGGGCGTCGCAGGCTACAATGTGCAGAGCGTCGTCGACGACAAGCACAATCTCATTGTCGCAAGCGAAGTGGTGAACGACAGCAGCGATGTCGGCCAACTCCACGCCATGGCAAAAACTGCCAAGGAAGCTCTCGATGCGGAGGCACTCCAGGTGCTGGCCGATGAGGGGTATTACAGCAGCCTCGAACTGAAGGCATGCGAGGACGACGGCATCACGGCCTATGTGCCTGTGCCGGAGATCAATGGGCGCCTTGAGAAGAAAGGCCGCTTCAGCCTCAAGGACTTTGCTTACGATGCTTCAGCCGATGCTTACCGTTGCCCGGCCGGCGAACTACTGCGTCGGATGGAGGGGCGCTGGGAGAACACAAGTGGCCGGACTGAGATCCGATATGCGAGTAGCACGAAGGCCTGCAAGGCGTGCCCGTTAAGGACACGTTGTCTGAGCCTGAAGGCAACTCGACGGACCATCGGCCGCTGGGAGCACGAGGATGTCCTCGAGCGTCACCGCGCGAGGATGCAAGGCGCAGGCGACCTGATGCGCCGCCGTTCCGCCATCGTCGAACATCCCTTCGGCACGCTCAAATGCCGCGCCGGTTATCGTCACTTCCTCGTTCGCGGCTTCAACAAGGTCCGCGGCGAATGGAGCCTGATGGCGCTCTGCTACAACTTTACCCGCGTGCTCAACATCCTCGGCATCGAGCGTTTCATTGCAGCCGTCGCAGCGGCGCTCCTTTGGCATCTCCACGCTCTCGCAGGCGCCCTAAAACGCTTCCTGTTCGCTCCAAAGACGCTCTGGATCAAATTTGAGCAACAGGTCGTCGCTGCGCAAGGCCGACTGGTTCTCCTCGGCTGA
- a CDS encoding alpha/beta fold hydrolase: protein MLQDRHGVIDYGEEGAGPTIVFVPGSWASMSAWRGVIAALNGRFRTVTTSLPGYGGTRECRTRTDTSSERQAEMVEAVIRRAGGPVHLVGHSYGALACLDVALCGLVPLMSLTLIEPVAFGLLRQEGEVTLHEEFIAMREDYVRSFENGDREAARRVVDYLDGQGSFDALPPRMQEYIVEATPTHIRDIRSGSDTPLSAFANILLPSLVIRGERSAQSLRRSAEILSAALGNASLRTISGAGHFMTATHAAEVAEFVGGHVAQAESLAWTGLCIASPFLFGPPDCTDSSD, encoded by the coding sequence ATGCTGCAAGATAGGCACGGCGTTATTGACTATGGCGAAGAAGGGGCAGGGCCGACAATCGTGTTCGTACCCGGTTCGTGGGCTTCCATGTCGGCCTGGCGCGGTGTGATCGCGGCGCTGAACGGTCGTTTCCGGACGGTAACGACGAGCCTCCCTGGTTATGGCGGCACTCGGGAATGCCGGACGCGAACCGATACGTCATCGGAGCGGCAGGCAGAGATGGTCGAAGCTGTGATTCGTCGCGCCGGCGGTCCCGTGCATCTCGTCGGACATTCCTATGGAGCGCTGGCTTGTCTGGACGTCGCATTGTGCGGACTCGTCCCGCTTATGAGTCTGACCTTGATTGAGCCGGTGGCGTTCGGCCTTTTGCGCCAGGAGGGTGAGGTCACGCTCCATGAGGAGTTCATCGCGATGCGCGAGGACTATGTCCGGTCATTCGAAAATGGTGACAGGGAAGCGGCACGCCGGGTGGTCGATTATCTCGATGGCCAGGGAAGTTTCGATGCTCTCCCGCCGCGAATGCAGGAGTACATTGTTGAAGCCACGCCGACCCATATTCGGGACATTCGCTCAGGCTCCGATACGCCCCTTTCGGCCTTCGCCAATATTTTGCTTCCGAGCCTCGTTATCCGGGGCGAACGTAGCGCTCAATCCTTGCGGAGAAGCGCAGAGATATTGAGCGCGGCATTAGGGAATGCTTCGTTGCGCACGATTTCCGGGGCCGGTCATTTCATGACGGCTACCCACGCTGCAGAAGTGGCCGAATTTGTCGGCGGTCATGTCGCGCAAGCTGAAAGCCTGGCTTGGACGGGTCTGTGCATCGCCTCTCCCTTCCTGTTCGGCCCCCCTGATTGCACAGACTCATCAGATTGA
- a CDS encoding winged helix-turn-helix domain-containing protein has product MRYLFEDFALDVDKRELFRGAAAISITPQALDLLVCLIRNRERVISKDDLISAIWGARVITDAALATRLNAARVAIGDSGEEQRLIKTLQRKGFRFVGTVLEVPKADDATDASGPAQRQETSDRPSIAVLPFENLSGDPQQEYFGDGLVDDIITALSRFRALFVIARTSSFTYKGRAVDIKQVGNELGVRYVLEGSVRKAGTRLRINGQLIDITTGAHLWADRFDGTLDDIFDLQDKVTQEVVGAIAPEVDRAEIERARRKSVGSIDAVTAYYRGLPHILYPTTSDNNDVALRSFNDAIALDPSFVPAYAGAAGCLAWRRANRWRGDYAKDNAELLRLAERVKELGTDDAFALSILGFNLFWILLDFDRGLEMVEQAIQSNPNCALAYNYRGLLRAWHGASDTAVADFELAMRLSPRDPANYNAMMGLAVAYHNGGRHREAAEWVDKSLRAFPPAFFVGMTQGILCYVAAGRMEDARKLMAECLRLVPQWRRSTAVVPQWFRSAKLRAELMEALASAGLPE; this is encoded by the coding sequence TTGCGCTATTTGTTCGAAGACTTCGCGCTCGACGTCGACAAGCGGGAGCTATTTCGGGGAGCCGCTGCGATTTCGATTACGCCGCAGGCACTGGATCTTCTTGTTTGCCTGATCCGCAACCGAGAGCGCGTGATCAGCAAGGACGACCTGATCTCGGCAATCTGGGGAGCGCGCGTAATCACGGACGCGGCGCTTGCCACGCGCCTTAACGCAGCGCGTGTCGCCATCGGCGACAGCGGCGAGGAACAGCGCCTTATTAAAACGCTGCAACGCAAGGGCTTTCGTTTCGTTGGAACGGTGCTGGAGGTCCCTAAAGCCGACGATGCCACCGACGCGAGCGGACCAGCTCAACGGCAGGAAACCTCCGACAGGCCCTCGATCGCAGTACTGCCGTTCGAAAACTTGTCAGGCGATCCGCAGCAGGAATATTTCGGCGACGGCTTGGTCGACGATATTATCACGGCTCTTTCGCGATTCAGGGCACTGTTCGTGATCGCCCGCACTTCGTCGTTCACTTACAAAGGAAGGGCCGTCGATATCAAGCAGGTCGGAAACGAACTCGGCGTGCGCTACGTGCTGGAAGGAAGTGTACGAAAGGCCGGTACGCGCCTGAGGATCAATGGGCAGCTCATAGATATCACGACAGGTGCCCACCTCTGGGCCGATCGGTTTGATGGCACCCTGGATGATATTTTTGATCTTCAGGACAAAGTCACCCAGGAGGTCGTCGGCGCGATTGCACCGGAAGTCGACCGCGCCGAGATCGAGCGAGCACGCCGAAAATCGGTGGGCAGTATCGACGCGGTGACTGCATATTACCGTGGCCTCCCCCATATCCTATACCCCACCACCTCAGACAATAACGACGTGGCCTTGAGGAGTTTCAATGACGCAATCGCTCTCGATCCGAGCTTTGTGCCAGCCTATGCGGGCGCCGCGGGATGTCTTGCATGGCGGCGGGCCAACAGATGGCGCGGCGACTACGCGAAAGACAATGCCGAACTCTTGCGCCTGGCCGAGCGCGTAAAGGAATTGGGTACAGACGATGCCTTCGCCCTGAGTATTCTGGGATTCAATCTTTTCTGGATTCTGCTGGACTTCGATCGCGGGCTTGAAATGGTGGAGCAAGCGATTCAGTCGAACCCAAACTGTGCACTGGCATACAATTACAGGGGACTTTTGCGCGCCTGGCATGGCGCGTCCGACACGGCGGTTGCTGACTTTGAGCTGGCAATGCGCCTTAGTCCACGCGATCCGGCCAACTACAATGCGATGATGGGACTTGCCGTTGCGTATCATAACGGCGGCAGGCACCGAGAAGCGGCTGAGTGGGTCGACAAATCCCTTCGAGCGTTTCCGCCAGCCTTTTTTGTGGGAATGACGCAAGGTATCCTGTGCTACGTGGCGGCAGGACGAATGGAAGACGCTCGAAAATTGATGGCAGAGTGTCTTCGCCTGGTACCGCAGTGGCGGCGTTCGACTGCCGTTGTTCCACAATGGTTTAGATCGGCGAAACTTAGAGCAGAATTGATGGAGGCGCTCGCTTCTGCGGGTCTGCCGGAGTAG
- a CDS encoding O-methyltransferase: MEENAFQPPPKAYEAILADTRKIGFQSWCWPQVGALLRVMAATKPGGRMLEVGTGTGIGTCWLLDGMDAEARLTTVDVSPKVQAIAQTHLGMDPRLTILCDDGAATIGRQTPNSFDLIFADGGAGKHTHLDEALALLRPGGIYICDDTKPHPLWPPEHAAKIPPLMEKLAARQDFRRLYIDWSSGAVVMVKACN; this comes from the coding sequence ATGGAAGAGAACGCTTTTCAGCCGCCGCCGAAAGCATATGAAGCCATCCTGGCTGACACACGAAAGATCGGCTTTCAGTCATGGTGCTGGCCGCAGGTGGGGGCCTTGCTTCGCGTCATGGCCGCCACAAAGCCGGGCGGGCGGATGCTGGAGGTCGGCACCGGAACGGGCATCGGGACCTGCTGGTTGCTGGACGGCATGGACGCCGAGGCTCGGCTGACCACGGTCGATGTCAGCCCCAAGGTTCAGGCCATTGCGCAAACGCATCTCGGGATGGACCCGAGGTTGACGATACTGTGCGACGATGGCGCTGCAACGATCGGGCGCCAGACGCCGAATTCCTTCGATCTGATTTTTGCCGATGGTGGGGCCGGCAAGCACACTCATCTCGACGAGGCGCTTGCCTTGCTACGTCCCGGCGGCATCTACATCTGCGACGATACCAAGCCGCATCCGCTGTGGCCGCCCGAGCACGCTGCGAAAATTCCGCCGCTGATGGAGAAGCTCGCCGCGCGACAGGATTTTCGTCGGCTCTACATCGACTGGTCGAGCGGCGCGGTGGTCATGGTGAAGGCGTGCAACTGA
- a CDS encoding arylsulfatase produces the protein MKLRLLISSALASSIVLAGAFLPASAQQPQKPNIVVIMGDDIGMWNIGAYHQGLMAGRTPNLDKIAKEGMRFTDYYAEASCTAGRANFITGELPIRTGMTTVGQAGASVGLPAEAVTIATVLKSMGYATGQFGKNHLGDKNEFLPTVHGFDEFFGYLYHLDAMEDPAHPNYPQNLLNVVGPRNMVHSYATDKDDPTEMPRWGKIGMQRIEDAGTLYPKRMETVDDEIRDFAINFMDKAKKDNKPFFVWLNPTRMHIVTHLSPKYEAMRNAENGWSEEEAGMAQLDDDIGLVMKKLKDMGVDDNTIVVFTTDNGTEVFTWPDGGQTPFAQSKGTVLEGGFRVPAIIRWPGKVPADTVQNGIFSGLDWLPTFVAAAGNPNITDELLKGKEIGGRTYKNHLDGYNQMAAITGKGPSARHEIFYLGESTVGAVRIDDYKFRFIDQPAGWLGEKTKPDVPYITNLRLDPFERTGWPNKGTKEGAQQYFDWFKFQFWRFVFVQEVMGKALQTFIEYPPMQRGASFNLDAIKAEMAKKMEQAQAAAKGPSQ, from the coding sequence ATGAAGCTCCGTCTACTGATATCGAGTGCGCTGGCTTCCAGCATAGTCCTGGCGGGCGCATTCTTGCCAGCTTCCGCGCAACAGCCACAAAAGCCCAACATCGTTGTCATCATGGGCGACGATATCGGGATGTGGAATATCGGAGCCTATCACCAGGGCCTGATGGCCGGCCGAACTCCCAACCTCGACAAGATCGCCAAGGAGGGCATGAGGTTTACCGACTACTATGCCGAGGCAAGTTGCACCGCCGGTCGCGCGAACTTCATTACCGGGGAGCTACCGATCCGCACCGGCATGACCACGGTCGGTCAAGCTGGCGCGTCGGTCGGCTTGCCGGCTGAGGCGGTGACCATTGCGACCGTGTTGAAATCGATGGGTTACGCCACCGGCCAGTTCGGCAAGAATCACCTTGGCGACAAGAACGAATTCCTGCCGACCGTCCACGGCTTCGACGAGTTCTTCGGCTACTTATATCACCTCGATGCGATGGAAGATCCGGCACATCCCAACTATCCGCAGAACCTGCTGAATGTCGTCGGACCGCGCAACATGGTCCACAGCTACGCCACCGACAAGGACGATCCCACCGAGATGCCGCGTTGGGGCAAGATCGGCATGCAAAGGATCGAGGATGCCGGCACGCTCTATCCCAAGCGCATGGAAACGGTGGATGACGAGATTCGCGACTTTGCCATCAATTTCATGGACAAGGCCAAGAAGGACAACAAGCCTTTCTTCGTCTGGCTCAATCCGACGCGCATGCACATCGTTACGCATCTCTCCCCAAAATATGAAGCGATGCGCAACGCGGAGAACGGCTGGTCGGAAGAGGAAGCCGGCATGGCCCAGCTCGATGACGACATCGGCTTGGTGATGAAGAAGCTCAAGGATATGGGCGTCGACGACAACACCATCGTCGTCTTCACCACCGACAACGGCACGGAAGTCTTTACCTGGCCCGATGGCGGTCAGACGCCGTTCGCGCAATCCAAGGGAACCGTCCTTGAGGGCGGCTTCCGCGTGCCGGCTATCATTCGCTGGCCAGGCAAGGTACCGGCGGACACGGTGCAGAACGGAATCTTCTCCGGACTGGACTGGTTGCCGACTTTCGTGGCCGCGGCAGGCAATCCGAACATCACCGATGAATTACTGAAGGGCAAGGAGATCGGCGGCCGGACCTACAAGAACCATCTGGATGGCTACAACCAGATGGCCGCCATCACCGGCAAAGGACCATCAGCGCGTCACGAAATTTTCTACCTCGGTGAGAGTACCGTCGGCGCGGTGCGTATAGACGACTATAAGTTCCGCTTCATAGATCAGCCCGCCGGCTGGTTGGGCGAAAAAACCAAGCCGGACGTGCCCTACATCACCAACCTTCGGCTGGACCCGTTCGAGCGCACGGGTTGGCCAAACAAGGGGACGAAAGAAGGCGCGCAGCAATACTTCGATTGGTTCAAATTCCAATTCTGGCGATTCGTGTTTGTTCAGGAGGTGATGGGCAAGGCACTCCAAACCTTCATCGAGTACCCGCCAATGCAGCGTGGCGCGAGCTTCAATCTTGACGCGATCAAAGCGGAAATGGCGAAGAAGATGGAGCAGGCGCAAGCGGCCGCGAAAGGCCCTAGCCAGTAA
- a CDS encoding IS110 family transposase, translating into MMYSGIDLHSNNSVVAIIDDADRVVAQKRLPNDIAKIVGFLARWQDELAGVVVESTYNWYWLVDGLRDADFHVHLANTAAIKQYEGLKHSGDETDAQHLAHLLRLGILPTGTILPREHRVVRDLARKRMQLVQSCTAHVLAVENIMARQLGGRMTSNQIKRLTDDTIDSLPLAADVGLAIKANVAVIATLQSQVEVLEKRLQERVKPRPQYGLLTSVPGIGQTLATVILLETGPIDRFADVSNFASYARCVDSVHTSNRKKKGEGNVKNGNRYLAWAFVEAANFARRFCPEARRFHERKKAKTNNVVATKALAHKLARASYHILKEGKPFDVTRCFA; encoded by the coding sequence ATGATGTATAGCGGAATTGATCTGCATTCGAACAACAGCGTCGTCGCGATTATCGACGATGCTGATCGGGTTGTGGCGCAGAAGCGCCTGCCCAACGACATCGCGAAGATCGTAGGCTTTCTGGCTCGATGGCAAGACGAATTGGCCGGCGTGGTGGTCGAGTCGACCTACAACTGGTATTGGCTGGTCGACGGTTTGCGGGATGCGGACTTCCACGTGCATCTCGCCAACACGGCGGCGATCAAGCAGTACGAAGGACTGAAGCACAGCGGCGATGAGACCGATGCGCAGCACCTTGCGCACCTGCTGCGATTGGGAATCCTGCCGACGGGTACGATCCTGCCGAGGGAGCATCGCGTCGTGCGCGATCTGGCGCGCAAGCGCATGCAGCTGGTGCAGTCATGCACGGCACATGTCCTGGCGGTGGAAAACATCATGGCCAGGCAGCTCGGTGGGCGGATGACCAGCAATCAGATCAAGCGGCTGACCGACGATACGATCGACAGCCTGCCACTGGCGGCGGATGTAGGCTTGGCAATCAAGGCCAACGTTGCCGTCATCGCGACACTGCAGTCACAGGTCGAGGTTCTGGAGAAGCGCCTACAAGAACGCGTCAAGCCCCGACCGCAATACGGCTTGTTAACTAGCGTGCCGGGCATCGGCCAGACGCTCGCCACCGTCATTCTTCTGGAAACCGGTCCGATCGATCGGTTTGCCGACGTCAGCAACTTTGCGTCCTATGCGCGCTGTGTCGACAGCGTGCACACCAGCAATCGCAAGAAGAAGGGCGAAGGCAACGTCAAGAACGGCAACAGATATCTTGCCTGGGCCTTCGTCGAGGCGGCGAACTTCGCCAGGCGCTTTTGCCCCGAGGCCAGGCGTTTCCACGAGCGCAAGAAGGCCAAGACCAACAACGTTGTCGCCACCAAGGCGTTGGCGCACAAGCTGGCGCGCGCCAGCTATCACATTCTGAAGGAGGGCAAGCCGTTCGACGTAACGCGTTGCTTTGCCTGA
- a CDS encoding haloacid dehalogenase type II, which produces MSEISGVKALVFDVFGTCVDWRTSLINDFTKWSETSGIKADWTALVDGWRAVYAASMDEVRKHPERGYMILDTLHRQSLEKLVAQFSIPGLKEADLHHLTMGWHRLHAWPDTVAGLTRLKTKYIISPLSNGNVALLTNMAKFAGLPWDLVMSAELFEHYKPDPETYLGAAKLLCLKPEQVMMVAAHNNDLKAAQKLGLKTAFIPRPTEYGPHQKYDFEAKGDWDVVAKDFGGIADKMGC; this is translated from the coding sequence ATGTCTGAGATTTCCGGGGTGAAGGCGCTGGTGTTCGATGTGTTCGGCACCTGCGTCGACTGGCGCACCAGCCTGATCAACGATTTCACCAAATGGTCGGAGACGTCAGGCATCAAGGCCGACTGGACCGCGTTGGTCGACGGCTGGCGGGCGGTCTATGCCGCCTCGATGGACGAGGTGCGCAAGCATCCCGAGCGCGGCTACATGATCCTGGATACGCTGCACCGGCAGTCGCTGGAAAAGCTGGTCGCGCAGTTTTCGATTCCGGGCTTGAAGGAAGCCGACCTGCATCACCTGACGATGGGCTGGCACCGGCTGCACGCCTGGCCGGACACGGTGGCGGGCCTGACCCGGCTGAAGACCAAATACATCATCTCGCCGCTCTCCAACGGCAACGTCGCGCTCTTGACCAACATGGCGAAATTCGCCGGTCTGCCGTGGGACCTGGTGATGTCGGCGGAATTGTTCGAGCATTACAAGCCCGATCCGGAAACCTATCTCGGCGCCGCAAAGCTGCTGTGCCTGAAGCCGGAGCAGGTGATGATGGTCGCCGCCCACAACAACGACCTCAAGGCCGCGCAGAAACTCGGCCTCAAGACCGCTTTCATCCCGCGTCCGACCGAATACGGCCCGCACCAGAAATATGATTTCGAGGCAAAGGGCGACTGGGACGTCGTCGCCAAGGATTTTGGCGGCATCGCCGACAAGATGGGGTGCTGA
- a CDS encoding GNAT family N-acetyltransferase yields MSNVVIRPVGNDERAAWEPLWNGYLAFYKATLAPGASDVAWQRFHDPDEPMFLLGAYVDGKLTGIVQYLFHRSSWTVGNYCYLQDLFVADTARGLGLGRALIEAVYAKAKAAGASRVHWLTQTTNAQARILYDQVADDSGFMQYRKLF; encoded by the coding sequence ATGTCCAACGTCGTCATTCGCCCCGTCGGCAACGACGAGCGGGCGGCCTGGGAGCCACTGTGGAACGGCTATCTCGCGTTCTACAAGGCAACGCTGGCGCCCGGCGCCAGTGACGTCGCATGGCAGCGGTTTCACGATCCCGACGAGCCGATGTTCCTGCTCGGCGCCTATGTCGACGGCAAGCTGACCGGCATCGTGCAATACCTGTTTCACCGGTCGAGCTGGACGGTCGGCAATTACTGCTATCTGCAGGACCTGTTCGTCGCCGACACCGCGCGGGGGCTCGGCCTTGGCCGGGCTTTGATTGAAGCCGTGTATGCGAAGGCGAAAGCGGCCGGCGCCAGCCGCGTGCACTGGCTGACGCAGACCACCAACGCCCAGGCGCGGATTCTCTACGACCAGGTCGCCGACGATTCCGGGTTTATGCAGTATCGCAAGCTGTTCTAG